CTGAGCCCAAGTGTTTGAAGCATCTGTCCATTGCTAAGGCAGTTGTAACATTTTTCAATCAACCTCTTTTCTGTTTCTAATTTAGAGGCTTTTGTTCCTTGCTTCATTTGCTTTTTAAATGAGCTTTTCTTGTTCTCGCAAATTGTTAGGTCAGAAAATATAAATTCAGTTTTAATAGTTTCAATTTCTCTTAATGGCTCGGGAAGAATACCTGTAAGATTAAATTTTCGCACAACTATTGCCAGAGCATCTACAGTTCGCAAAGTTCCCAGAAGTTGGCTGGAGAAGATTTCCTTTTTTACTTCATCCTTTTTGATTCCTACAAAATCAAGGTATTCAATAGTTGCATATACAGTTTTTGGGCGATTAAAAGTCCTATTTAGATAATCCAGCCGTTCGTCTGCAACAATAACAGTTGCAATATTGGGTTTTATATTTCCAGTATAATAATCAGACACTTCTGCGTTACTTTTTGTAACAGCATTGAATACAGTTGTTTTGCCACTCTTTGGCATTCCGACTAATCCGATTTTTATCATAATAATTCTCTTTTTTAGAAATTTAATGTATTTGTCAATTTATATTTTGAGCAGATGATATATAGATAAAATTGTGATTTTTTTTTCTTGACATAAAATTAAATATAATAGAAAAATATTTTTATGTAAATAATAATTTTAAGGAATTAAATTATATTTTGTGATATTAATGAATATGCGAACAAATTGCATAAAAGGGAGTTATGAGGAGAAATAAATTAACAGAATGGACAAGACCGCAGAAATTGTCTTGAAGTCAAATAGGAAGATAAGAAATAAAACCTCATCTATCCTTTTCTTAATTGCTTTTTATCCCTTCTACTCTAAGAATAAAAAGCTAATTGTAGGTATCATTATATCTATCCTTGTTGCTATACTATTTAGATTTTGGATATACATAGGAGCCATAATCGCTCTTTTCTTGACAGGATTATTAGTACGGATAAACGAAAGTCGCAAAGGTGTACGGCTATGGAAACGCTGTGAATATGACTATGATCTTTTATTATCGGAAGGCTACAATGAAAAGGATGCTCTATTTATAATTTCCAAATCATTCAATTCAAAATTGAGTGATAGTTTCCACCAAAAAGTTATAGATAAATTTCCAACACTAGATGAAGTCGTCGTTTTCTATACAGGTGCCCTTCCTGAAAACACAACAGATGAAGAATGGGCGAATAAATGTTTAGAAAAAACCGCCATGGAAAAACAGCCTACAGGGACATATAAAGCAAGAACCAAATGGTAAAAAAATTACCTCATAACCAATCACTGCACCCGACCAAAAAGCTGGCGCTTTTTGGCGGGTGAGTTCTAACGTTAGTTGGTATTACAACTGATATGTATAAAAAATTAAATATGGAATCAAATTCATTTTACAATCCTTTTGATACTTTACGCTTTACTTATGAACATTGCTTTTTATGTGGCAAGGACTTAAAAGAAGAGTATAATTCTATCGAGCATGTATTCCCTAAATGGCTTTTAAATAAATTTGAATTGTGGGATAAAAAATTGACCTTGTTAAATGGATCAAAAATTTCTTACAGACAATTAACAATTCCTTGTTGTAAATCATGTAATTCAAATCATCTCTCTGCATTAGAAAAAACAATTAGAGAAAATGTAGAAAAAGGATATTCAGCATTTTATAATCTTGATAAAACTAAAATATTTCAATGGACAGGTAAAATATTTTTTGGAATTTTATTTAAAGAGTTATCATTATTAATTGACCAGAAACATAAAGACTATAGTACTATTATGTCTCCGAAATTATTAGAAAAATATAAAAATTTACACGGATTTTTACAATCAATTCGAGTCCCATTTGTTTTTAGTGGTTTTAATCCTTAGTCAATTTTTATTGTAAAAATACACACATATAATGAAATTGAAAAAAATTTTGATTATCATGATAATATACCTGCTCTATCATTTTCAATACGTATGCAGGATATTGGGATTATAGCATGCTATGAAGATAATAGAGTACAGGAAGATATGTTTAAAGATTATTTCAGTAAATTTTATAATATTCAGTTACATCCTATTCAATTTGATGAATTATGTGCTAAAGTAACATATAAAAATTTACTATTAAATAGAATTCCAAAATATATAACAATACTGCCTGAAACAAAAAATGATGTGGTTAATGTTTTATCTCCTTCAGTTCAAGGTTATTCCAAATCTCCGATATACGATAAATGGGATCAATATACTTATGCCAAGATATTATTTAGCTATTGGGATAAATATGGTTTAACATTTGAAGATGTTTACAAAGAACCCGAAATGGTTTTATCATTTATTTCTAATGAAAATAATTCTTTAAAAAAATTAGATGCTGAAATGAATTTAATAAACAGCGATTAAGAACAGATAACAAAATAAAAGACAATCCCCTCCGCCATTTGGCGGACGGGATTTTAATCTATGGTACCAGAGGCCGGACTCGAACCGGCACGTCCCAAAGGGACATCGGATTTTAAGTCCGATGCGTCTACCTATTCCGCCACTCCGGCATAAAATATTAGAGTCTTCGGTATTTTTTGTAGAAACAAAATTTATAATATGAAATATAGGGTATATGGAAATATGGATATAGGGACTTATGTGCTGTATGGGGGGTTGTACTTATTTTTCTAATTCTTATTACCCTATACACCTATTTCCCTATTTCCTTTATTATTGAAGGATTCCATTATTTTTACTGAAGAACCAAATATTATAATGGAGGCGGCACCCGGATTTGAACCGAGGAATAGGGATTTTGCAGACCCCTGCCTTACCACTTGGCTATACCGCCAGTAAATTAATTACAAAGAATGGAGCGGGAAACGGGACTCGGACCCGCGACAACTACCTTGGCAAGGTAGGGCTCTACCACTGAGCTATTCCCGCACCGACTTATCAGAGTTAAATTTCTTTTGTATCGCCTTTATGTCAAGAATTTTCTCAACATCCTGCGAAAATATCTGAGCGGAAAACTTCTCTATAGTTGTGTCTTTTTCTTTCCACACATCAGGATATAATCCCGCCTTCAAACAGGTATGTTTCAGAAAGGTTTCAACATCCCATCCTTCCTCTTCTGCAACCTGAGGCAACAGCAATCCCTGATAAAATCCTTTTTTTATAAGCAATCCATCTCTGCCAATTTCTATTTCAGAAATATCTTTTACTTTTTTCAGAGGTGTTAATACAGAAATTTCTATATTTAAATATTTAAATTCCTCTTTTTCTAAAGATGGAAACCTGGGGTCTTCAAATGCAGAAGCAATTGCCATTCTCTGAATAGTTTCTAAAAGTGGAGCAATTCCAACAATATAACCGATACAGCCCCGTAATTGACTGTGCTTGTGTAGAGTAACAAAAGCGCCTCTTTTTTCATGAAATATTCTGTCTTCAAAATTATATTTTGGCAATTTCTTGCCAGACAATTTTGCATGAACGGTCTCTTTTACAACAGCGAGTAAAATCTGCTGCTGCCTATCATCTAATCCTAAATCTATACTTGATTTTCTTGTCATTTTATTCCTTTATTTGATGCATCATGCTAAAGGCAGATCCCGATTATATCGGGAGAAAAACGCCCCAGTGAAATAATCCCGATATATCGGGACACAGAGCAGACTGATAAAGCTAAATTCCACAGATTTATTTAAACTAAAAGAACTCTATATTAATTCTATTTCATTGTTATAATTTTTTCTTTGTGTTCTTAGTGCTCCTTGTGTTTAATGTTTTTAATAAAAAATTGCTGAGAGATATCCAACAACCTGAGAGTAATCTCCAAATATCATTCCAGAATGACTGTAGTTTAGAATATCAGCATTATCAATCCCAAACTTCTTTGCCAACAGAATTCCCGTCTCTACACACCCAAATCCACATGCTTCTGCTTTTCCAGAACGGATATATTTATCTAACAGCTCTGCATCCATCTTCTTTACAGCATCAATCACTTTATCATCTAACACTTTGGCAGTCTCTGCACTATGATAATGTGACAAATCTGTGCTGATTACAAATAGAATTTTCTTGTTTAAACCTTTGAAGGTTTGATAGAGAATCTCTGTCAAGTTCTCACTGATTTTTAGTGATTGGTATCCAATAAGTATTGGTACTAATTTGAATTCAACCAGAGCAGTTTGCAAAAACGGTAACTGAACTTCTAAAGAATGCTCACTTCTATGTGCCATTTCTGAATAGCCAATAACATCACTTTTCAACAATTCTTCTACGATTTCCTTATCAACTGGAATATTCCCTAAAGGTGTTTGATAAAAATCACAATCACAAACAGACACAGAAAATTCTATAGGATTGTGAGAAGGTGCTATTACGATTACAGTGTCAAAATTCTTTCCTTTCAAACATTTGTAGCCATAAGCAGCAGTTTGGCCAGAAAAAACATAACCAGCATGAGGTGAAATTATCGCAAAAACATTTTCGTATTTCTTCTCTAATTTGACATTGTTAAAATAACTATCTATTTCCGTTTTTAGCTTATGCGGATTTGCTGTATAGAATTGACCTGCAACTACTGGCTTTCTAATTTTATTAATCATTTTGCCTCCTTATTACTAAATAATATCATGAGATCTGCAAAATAGATAAATTTATTTTTTTATGAGATATTATAAGAAACTTTTGATTAACCTCAACCTCTATCCCCGCGGACGCGGGGACCTTCTCCTACAAGGAGAAGGAGAACTTATGCCTCCTCTCCTTTTAGGAGAGGATTGAGGTAAGGTTAAAAAAACCTCATTTTGCATATCTCATCTAAATAATATCAAGTGATGATAATTACATCACAAAACTTTTAATACTTCAAGATAGGTTCTTTATTAAAATAACATGCCATAATCTTTCCTGCCAAAGAAGCTGCAGCATTGGCTCCGGAACCACCATTTTCAATAAAAACTACAACTGTTATTTCAGGATTTGGCAATGGTGCAATAGCAGCAAACCAGGCATGAGTATCACCTTTATAATTTTCTGCTGAACCTGTTTTACCGCCAACTCTAATCCCTTTGACGCGAGCCTTGCCACCGGTTCTTCCTTTGGCATTAACAGCCTCATCCAATGCCAACATGAGAAATTCTAATACCTCTTGACTTATCGATAGATTAACTTCATTGTATTCAACCTTTTCTTTTTTGCCTTCAGAAAGATAATAGTCAAGAAAATGAGGCTGAAGCAAAATTCCACCATGGGCAATAGCTGAATAAAACCGAGCAATAGAAAGGGGAGTTACTAAAACTTCTCCCTGCCCTATTGCTAAATTAAGAAGATTGCCTCGCGTCCAGCCAAATTCGCTGTAATTTTCATCATACCAGTATGAAGTGGGGAAAAATCCTTTCCGCTCACTTGCGATGTCAATTCCAGTCTTACAAGTTAGTTCGCAATCATCAACAAACTTTTTGAAATCATCAAGGTCTATCATTTCAGCTAATTTATAGAAGTAAGTGTCACACGATTCTCTGATTGCGTCAAGCATATTTACTGGTCCATGCCCCTTTTTCTTCCAGCATCCAAAAAACCTGCCTCCGTATTCTAAACCACCCTTGCAATCTACAAGAATTTCATACGGATTCACAAGTTTTTTTTCAAGTATATAAGCAGCAACTACTAACTTAAAAATTGAGCCTGGCGGATATGTAGCATTACAGAGTTTATTAATAAGAGGTTTATTCTTATCATTTACTATACTATTCCAATATTCATAATTCATACCGGAAACGAACATATTTTGATTATAATAAGGCGTGCTTGCTGAAGCAATGATACCACCAGTCTTGCAGTCCATAACAACCGCTGCACTGGATAAATCTTCTGGAAGCAAACCTGTCAACTCTTTTTGCAAATCAATATCAACAGTAAGAACCAAATCTTTGCCAGCTGTGGGCGCTTTGGAAAGGTCTCCCTTTATTAATTCTAATGAATTTCCCGTTGCATCAACTTGAATAATATCATATCCTTTTTTACCCTTTAATTTCTTTTCATAAAACTTTTCCAAACCCACTTTGCCGACATAATCAGTCTTATCATATTCATCTTCTTTCATAAGGTTATATTCTTCTTTAGATATTTTACCAACATATCCTAAAAAATGATTATGATAAAGATAATTTCTTCTGCTTTCTGATTTCACTATAATTGAAGGGAAAAAATCAATATTTTCTTCAAACTTGATAGCAGTTGCCAAGCTAATATTTTCATCAATCAGTATCGGAGCAAATTTCCTGAAACGATTTTGATAAATTATACTAAGCACCCTGTCTTTAGTTATAGATAAATTCTTGGCTAAAAAATCAGCTAACCTGTCCTTATCCTTTATTTTTTCAATATTTATGTAAACTGATAATGAAGGTATATTTTCTAAGCAGGGCTGGAGATTTCTATCATAAATAATTCCTCGTTTAGAACACTTCTTTATAATTCTAAAATAATTCTTTTCAGCAATTTCTTTATAATTTTTCCCCTCTATTACCTGAATCTTAAATAAAGAATAAAGAAGAATTACAAAAATGCCAATAACCAAACAAAAAATATAATCCGCTTTTTTAAATGTTTTAAATATCATTCTAAGCTTTTCATAGAAATCTTTAAATTATCAATAAAAAATAAAACTATTATGATAATGCAAGAATAAACTGTGTTGTATAATATAAGACCGAA
This portion of the Candidatus Cloacimonadota bacterium genome encodes:
- the ychF gene encoding redox-regulated ATPase YchF; translation: MIKIGLVGMPKSGKTTVFNAVTKSNAEVSDYYTGNIKPNIATVIVADERLDYLNRTFNRPKTVYATIEYLDFVGIKKDEVKKEIFSSQLLGTLRTVDALAIVVRKFNLTGILPEPLREIETIKTEFIFSDLTICENKKSSFKKQMKQGTKASKLETEKRLIEKCYNCLSNGQMLQTLGLSLNELKLLQGYQFLTLKPIFIILNVDDENLGKNNDLISVIRRNEKKEVVEIAGKFEMELNQLDEEDAKQFMQEFNIKESAIKKLTRISYKTLGLISFFTIGKNEVRAWSLRNGSTALDAAGTVHTDFAKGFIRAERYSFEDFKLYGSEKELKTAGKFFLEAKESLVKDGDIIYIRHS
- the amrA gene encoding AmmeMemoRadiSam system protein A, which codes for MTRKSSIDLGLDDRQQQILLAVVKETVHAKLSGKKLPKYNFEDRIFHEKRGAFVTLHKHSQLRGCIGYIVGIAPLLETIQRMAIASAFEDPRFPSLEKEEFKYLNIEISVLTPLKKVKDISEIEIGRDGLLIKKGFYQGLLLPQVAEEEGWDVETFLKHTCLKAGLYPDVWKEKDTTIEKFSAQIFSQDVEKILDIKAIQKKFNSDKSVRE
- the amrB gene encoding AmmeMemoRadiSam system protein B; the protein is MINKIRKPVVAGQFYTANPHKLKTEIDSYFNNVKLEKKYENVFAIISPHAGYVFSGQTAAYGYKCLKGKNFDTVIVIAPSHNPIEFSVSVCDCDFYQTPLGNIPVDKEIVEELLKSDVIGYSEMAHRSEHSLEVQLPFLQTALVEFKLVPILIGYQSLKISENLTEILYQTFKGLNKKILFVISTDLSHYHSAETAKVLDDKVIDAVKKMDAELLDKYIRSGKAEACGFGCVETGILLAKKFGIDNADILNYSHSGMIFGDYSQVVGYLSAIFY
- the mrdA gene encoding penicillin-binding protein 2, which encodes MIFKTFKKADYIFCLVIGIFVILLYSLFKIQVIEGKNYKEIAEKNYFRIIKKCSKRGIIYDRNLQPCLENIPSLSVYINIEKIKDKDRLADFLAKNLSITKDRVLSIIYQNRFRKFAPILIDENISLATAIKFEENIDFFPSIIVKSESRRNYLYHNHFLGYVGKISKEEYNLMKEDEYDKTDYVGKVGLEKFYEKKLKGKKGYDIIQVDATGNSLELIKGDLSKAPTAGKDLVLTVDIDLQKELTGLLPEDLSSAAVVMDCKTGGIIASASTPYYNQNMFVSGMNYEYWNSIVNDKNKPLINKLCNATYPPGSIFKLVVAAYILEKKLVNPYEILVDCKGGLEYGGRFFGCWKKKGHGPVNMLDAIRESCDTYFYKLAEMIDLDDFKKFVDDCELTCKTGIDIASERKGFFPTSYWYDENYSEFGWTRGNLLNLAIGQGEVLVTPLSIARFYSAIAHGGILLQPHFLDYYLSEGKKEKVEYNEVNLSISQEVLEFLMLALDEAVNAKGRTGGKARVKGIRVGGKTGSAENYKGDTHAWFAAIAPLPNPEITVVVFIENGGSGANAAASLAGKIMACYFNKEPILKY